One stretch of Zingiber officinale cultivar Zhangliang chromosome 6B, Zo_v1.1, whole genome shotgun sequence DNA includes these proteins:
- the LOC121989918 gene encoding non-specific lipid-transfer protein-like produces the protein MARSTSAVAAAALLLLVALAAVPRREAALTCGNVVMFLSSCIPYARGTTAAPSAACCSGVRGLNGAAKTTPDRRTACNCIKSTIASLSGIKPAVVSGVPSKCGVSVPYPISTSVDCSKVE, from the exons ATGGCGCGCTCTACATCTGCTGTCGCGGCAGCTGCTCTGCTTCTGCTGGTGGCCCTGGCGGCGGTCCCGCGGAGGGAGGCAGCGCTGACGTGTGGTAATGTCGTGATGTTCCTGTCGTCTTGCATCCCGTACGCACGGGGCACGACGGCGGCGCCGTCGGCGGCGTGCTGTAGCGGGGTTCGGGGGCTGAACGGGGCCGCAAAGACGACGCCGGATCGGCGGACGGCCTGCAACTGCATCAAGTCGACCATCGCCTCTCTCAGCGGCATCAAGCCCGCCGTCGTCAGCGGCGTCCCCAGCAAGTGCGGCGTCAGCGTCCCGTACCCCATCTCCACCTCAGTCGACTGCTCCAA GGTGGAGTAA